The Patescibacteria group bacterium region ATAAAAAATATATTCCCTAAAATAAAAACCCTCGAATCCGAGGGTTTTTTGGTGCTTATCTTTAGAGGCTAACTTTTGAGACCGCTTGACGCTTTTAACAAGCGTTTTTTTAATTTTAATAAATTGGTCAGAAACTTGAAACTATCACGAAAAAATTTAACCTTACTGGGACGAGCTTGGTATCTTTCTTCCCGCCAATCAACCGGGATCTCTTGCAGGCGCCAACCCTGTCTAGCAGAAAAAACTAAGAGCTCGGTATCAAAAAACCAATGATCATCTAAAATCTCTTGAGCGACTGACCTAAAAACCTCATTTTTAAAAGCCTTGAAGCCGCACTGGGAATCAGAAAAACGGTGGCCCAGGAGGAGACGAGATAAAGCGTTGAAAATATAGGAACTCAAGGTCCGGTACCAAGAGCGATCAGTCTTTGACCCGGATAACAAGCGAGAAGCAAAGACTAAATCGGCTTCATTGCTTAATATCGGTTGTAAAAGAGCGGGCAGAGCTTTAAGATCAACCGCCAAATCAATATCCATATAAACCAAGACTTCGGCCTGGCTCAGCAAGAAATAATGTTTCAAGGACCGCCCCTTGCCGCCTAGTTTAAACTCTAGGGATTGAATTTTTTCCGGGAATCTCAAACATAAATCGCGGGTTATCTGAGCCGATTGATCGTTAGAGCCGTTAACTATGACCAAAAGGCGCCAATCTTTGTCTTGAAAAAATATTTCCCGCCCAAGATAATCAAGCACCTTTAAAATATTACTTTCCAAAATTTTTTCTTCATTGTAGACAGGGAGGCAGATCTCTATTTTCATATTACTTCACTTTATAAAAATATAACTTATCCTCGACGTCAAAGACTAGATCATATTCACGCCTGATATATGATTCTACCACATTATCACGCTTATGTCGGAAACGCTGCAAAGGATCAGCATAAGCTAAAATGGCACAATCTGGCCTATTTTCAGCCAGGTCGCCAAGAGCTGAGGCGAACTGTTCTTCAGTCTGATGCCCGCTAATTAAGATATCAAAACTAGTAGCATTAACCTTGCCGGATTCAAAATATAGATTAGGGAAAAATGGACCGACAAAAAGATAGGGCGAATGACAATTCTCTTGTATATAGGCAATAAATTTCTGGCTGCGGAAAGAAAATGGCCCCCACCACTTATCCTTAAGGTAAATAATCGAGGGAACAAGTAGCTGTAAAATAAAGATTAGAGCTACTACAGCCAGAACTATTTTCTCTATAATTCCCGACCTTACGGTTCTTAGATAGATAAAAGAAGCCAGACTAAATAAAGGGAAAAGCGATAAAAATAGATGATACTTATCGGGCAGGGGCCAACAAGCGACTAATAAAAATGCTTGCAAATAAAGCAATAAGCGTAAATCTTGACGTTTTTCTCGGCGTAAAAACAGCACAACTAGCAGCCAAATAACGGAAAAAAGTCCTAATCTGGCGTAAGAAATACGATTAGCTTCAATGTAGTGCAATA contains the following coding sequences:
- a CDS encoding glycosyltransferase, which produces MKIEICLPVYNEEKILESNILKVLDYLGREIFFQDKDWRLLVIVNGSNDQSAQITRDLCLRFPEKIQSLEFKLGGKGRSLKHYFLLSQAEVLVYMDIDLAVDLKALPALLQPILSNEADLVFASRLLSGSKTDRSWYRTLSSYIFNALSRLLLGHRFSDSQCGFKAFKNEVFRSVAQEILDDHWFFDTELLVFSARQGWRLQEIPVDWREERYQARPSKVKFFRDSFKFLTNLLKLKKRLLKASSGLKS
- a CDS encoding glycosyltransferase family 39 protein gives rise to the protein MLRLIYWLTIFFGIFFLHSTHYLNSDEGVLLGGAWNLFNHRQLYLDFFAFIPPAGFYLVYFCWKIFGVGFWPAQILADLIWFVGIVGIFSISQKVCRSWINYIIPIFLVFVSAWFWLINHNVFNTVCLIWATYFLLSYLKDNKIISVCWAGLMSGLGILFLQQKGLAFFGAAASFIFFSLLFRKEFVAQAKVLFYYTISTIAPLLILLLWPLKVLYSNLIDFPLLHYIEANRISYARLGLFSVIWLLVVLFLRREKRQDLRLLLYLQAFLLVACWPLPDKYHLFLSLFPLFSLASFIYLRTVRSGIIEKIVLAVVALIFILQLLVPSIIYLKDKWWGPFSFRSQKFIAYIQENCHSPYLFVGPFFPNLYFESGKVNATSFDILISGHQTEEQFASALGDLAENRPDCAILAYADPLQRFRHKRDNVVESYIRREYDLVFDVEDKLYFYKVK